The Candidatus Nitrosymbiomonas proteolyticus genome has a segment encoding these proteins:
- a CDS encoding aminopeptidase, whose product MNDDMRVFISADIEGCTGLVSWSQCGRPDGQHYDFGFARRMMTHDVNAAIRGARFGGAKQVLVKDSHGSSKNLLVDELEPGTQLMSGHGAAVDGMMQGVDSTFDCAVLIGYHAMAGTRAGVMEHTISGRVHRLWINGQPAGEIAMSAGVAGQYGVPVVSVSSDRAGCDEAEELLDGVETACVKYGVGRHMARCLHPSETAVLIEEAARRGVQACKGHFAWRPESPVTFRIEFNRSEEADAAGKLVGCERIDAYTVEFSGPDYATAHRGAWNLLQLGSLGSSADQ is encoded by the coding sequence ATGAACGACGATATGCGTGTCTTCATTTCCGCCGATATCGAAGGGTGTACGGGGCTGGTGTCGTGGTCGCAGTGCGGGCGCCCCGACGGACAGCACTACGATTTTGGGTTCGCTCGCAGGATGATGACGCACGACGTGAACGCGGCGATTCGGGGTGCTCGTTTTGGGGGCGCAAAGCAGGTTCTCGTCAAGGATTCCCACGGAAGCAGTAAGAACCTTCTTGTCGACGAGTTGGAGCCCGGAACTCAGCTGATGTCGGGGCACGGCGCAGCGGTCGATGGCATGATGCAGGGGGTCGATTCGACTTTTGACTGCGCAGTCTTGATCGGCTACCACGCGATGGCGGGCACCCGCGCGGGGGTGATGGAGCACACGATTTCGGGGCGGGTTCATCGGCTCTGGATCAACGGGCAGCCGGCGGGCGAGATCGCGATGAGCGCCGGTGTCGCCGGGCAGTATGGGGTTCCCGTGGTGTCGGTGAGCAGCGACCGAGCCGGTTGCGACGAGGCGGAAGAACTCCTCGACGGGGTTGAAACCGCATGCGTCAAGTACGGGGTCGGGCGGCACATGGCGCGGTGCTTGCACCCCTCGGAGACCGCAGTGCTCATCGAAGAGGCCGCACGCCGCGGGGTTCAGGCATGCAAGGGCCATTTTGCCTGGAGACCGGAGTCGCCCGTGACCTTTCGCATCGAGTTCAACCGGTCCGAAGAAGCCGACGCCGCCGGGAAGCTCGTGGGATGCGAGAGGATCGACGCATATACGGTCGAGTTTTCCGGCCCCGACTACGCCACCGCTCACAGGGGAGCTTGGAACCTGTTGCAACTCGGTTCGCTGGGTTCTTCAGCGGACCAATAG
- a CDS encoding lytic transglycosylase: MRFVVSLAILVAATVASFGQTLETYLELRKKHGITQAVGIQALETLIGERVVEIQGVVHGISRAGSSTILLVERSDGQQLSIRAPVVPDWLETGNLTPARLLVRAERKHEYSDLEAWLIGAATERSIAMIEREARLKAEREAAKRAARTTQPPASRSGAKTTTAADWNLQPHEAVPVYAGFIKNRNKKLTDQQALDIAQGIVGFSVKYGIDARLILAMVMVESGFNPGATSRAGAMGLGQLMPGTAKGMGLNNAYDTFQNLYATVRIVRGHIDKYHKQTGDPYDALVLALAAYNAGSGAVRKHGGVPPYQETQNYIEKVVAAYRALCGN; this comes from the coding sequence ATGCGCTTCGTCGTCAGCCTTGCCATCTTGGTTGCCGCCACCGTTGCGAGCTTCGGCCAGACGCTCGAAACCTACCTTGAATTGCGGAAGAAGCACGGCATCACGCAAGCCGTCGGAATCCAAGCGCTTGAAACTCTGATCGGGGAGCGGGTGGTCGAGATTCAGGGGGTCGTCCACGGAATCTCGCGAGCAGGCAGCAGCACGATCCTCCTCGTCGAGCGGTCCGACGGCCAGCAGCTCAGCATCCGCGCTCCGGTCGTGCCCGATTGGCTCGAGACGGGCAATCTGACACCGGCAAGGCTCCTCGTTCGGGCCGAGCGCAAGCACGAATACTCCGATTTGGAGGCTTGGCTGATCGGCGCGGCGACCGAGCGTTCGATCGCGATGATTGAGCGTGAGGCGAGGCTGAAGGCGGAGCGCGAAGCCGCCAAGAGAGCCGCGCGCACGACTCAACCCCCCGCCTCTCGCTCCGGCGCGAAGACCACGACGGCAGCCGACTGGAACCTCCAGCCGCACGAGGCCGTTCCCGTTTACGCAGGGTTCATCAAGAATCGAAACAAGAAGTTGACGGATCAGCAAGCCCTCGACATCGCCCAAGGCATCGTCGGCTTTAGCGTCAAATATGGAATCGATGCAAGGCTCATCTTGGCGATGGTGATGGTGGAGAGCGGCTTCAACCCGGGCGCGACGAGCCGGGCAGGGGCGATGGGGTTGGGACAGTTGATGCCCGGAACCGCCAAGGGGATGGGGCTGAACAACGCCTACGACACGTTCCAGAACCTGTACGCGACCGTGAGGATCGTTCGGGGTCACATCGACAAGTATCACAAGCAAACCGGCGACCCTTACGATGCCCTGGTGCTGGCTCTCGCCGCGTACAACGCCGGGTCTGGCGCTGTGCGAAAGCACGGCGGGGTACCCCCCTACCAAGAAACTCAGAATTACATCGAGAAGGTGGTCGCCGCTTACCGCGCCCTGTGCGGTAACTGA